The DNA window GGCAACCCCTATCTGATCGGCAGCAAGTGCCCCCAGTGCGGCACCTACGTCTTCCCGCCTCCCCAATCGGAGGGCCGGAGCAACAACTGCCCCAACCCGGCGTGTGACGGCGACACGCTGCAGTCGGTCGCCTTGTCGCGACGGGGAACGCTGTGGAGCTACACCGAGAACCGGTACGCCCCGCCCCCGCCCTATCCCGCCCCCGACCCCTTCGAGCCGTTCGCGATCGCCGCGGTGGAGCTGGCCGACGAGGGACTGATCGTGCTCGGCAAGGTGGTCGAGGGCACGCTGGCGGCCGACCTGAAAGTCGGAATGGAGATGGAGCTG is part of the Mycobacterium sp. HUMS_12744610 genome and encodes:
- a CDS encoding Zn-ribbon domain-containing OB-fold protein, producing the protein MSEVIRQEPAIDGWFATDSSGNPYLIGSKCPQCGTYVFPPPQSEGRSNNCPNPACDGDTLQSVALSRRGTLWSYTENRYAPPPPYPAPDPFEPFAIAAVELADEGLIVLGKVVEGTLAADLKVGMEMELTTMLLFTDDDGVERVVHAWKVAPR